From the Hevea brasiliensis isolate MT/VB/25A 57/8 chromosome 13, ASM3005281v1, whole genome shotgun sequence genome, the window CGAGTGGTTCGTATGTGGATTCGATGAGGCGGTGGGTGCCCCTCAGCTATACCCACATGGGGTAGTGGAGGCACATGGGAGACACGCGCCGGAGATGGGAAGGGGATTGCATGGGGTGAAAGTAGACGTGTGGGGCGTAGGTTACTTGGTGAAGACGTGTGGATTGGGTCCGGATGGTGTGCCGAAGATGCTTAGAGAGTTGCAAAATAGGTGCTTAGACCAGAACCCAGAGCAGAGACCCACCGCCGCCGATTGCTATCACCACTTGTTGCAAGTGCAGTCGTCTCTGCAATCATCCTCCTCTGGAGGGCCCTATTGAATTGACTGATGTGTATGCTATGGGGTAGCTTGCGTTTGTTTTCTGATTTTTAATATTGTGGGTAGTTTTTCTTTTAatcagaaaaaaaatatatattgtgGGTAGTTTCGGAGGTTTAATTTAGAGGGCGGGAGGCTGGCGAGGATTGCTATTGTGATTGTTATTGGCAGATTTTGATACCTTAAAAATTCAATTGAGAAGGTTAAAGATTGACTTCAACAGAAAAATGGCGGCTGTTTCTGCTGCAGCGCAGCTTCTGGGTTGCGACAGTCCCTTTCTATCGAATCATATCTGATTTATGTCATTTCCGTTTAATTTAATTGGAAATTCTTGTGTGAGTATTTTCGGTGTTTAaatagtattatttttttttttctcgagATGTGGTCTCTGTAATTTGGTGATGAAATTTTTATAGCACTTTGTTTACGAGCTGCAAACCATACTGATATCAGCCATTGTGCATTTCATTTTTCCTTCTGAAACTGGCTTCTAATCTTTGAACTTGTTTCATGTAAAGTCCTGTGTGTTTACACGAGGATCATAAAATTCAGAGGTTGGattattttcctatcttttaaatttctttttcccATGTTCTCATTGCCTCTGATATGAATTATAACTTTCTTGAATTAATTAACAATCATTAATACAGtatgttattaaattattaaaaaaaacagATATTTTGAACTAAAAGCCACGGAGcctaaaaaggaaaaagaaaaaaaaaactaaacgcAGTGCAGTTGCCATTAATTTCCAGTTCCTCCAACTAAATTACTTGGAACTAGCTCAGTTGCTATCGGATTAATGCTAGGTatgaaattttgattaaaaaatgTATTTAATTCAGTGAAAATGgagcgatatatatatatatattgacttGGTGGAGCAGGGGAAAAAAAGTGATCCTATTTCTGTTGTATAGGAGAAGATTGAAGAATGTGCTGATGGAGAATTTTAGTGGGAGTAGCGTAGGAGTCAATATGCGATGAGAGCAGCTATGGCTAATGCAGTGCTTCTGCTTCTATCATTCTGTCCGGCAAGATATGAAAAAGTTGTTGGTCAGCAAACCATTTCCAGTGGAGGATGCGCCCGCTCCTGCACATTATTGATTTGGGCTCCTTCTCATTTATTGAACTGCTGCTACTTCCCCAAGGAGAGAGAACTTTAGGGTTTAGCATTATATATATCTTTTGAAATACTTATAAAACTATTGCTGGTGTTTAAGAAGATAGAAGTTGAGCGCTAATTTAATGGAATTGAAATTTGTTATAACAAGTATGCAAACATAAGGTACACACAAATTGTACAGTCACACAGTattaaaaagagaagaaaaataacaCAAGATTTAACGTAGTTCAATCGTAAGGTCTATGTCAatgggcaagacaagagaaaaagttttACTATAATGAAAATAGCAAAATATAATCAATTAGAACTCTCAAACTCTAACCCCAGTGTGTTTCCCGAATATCTCATAATTCTATCGCAaatggtagaatattacaatatttatactggtccatacaACGGGGGCATTCCCCCTTCACCCCTAAGGAGATCAGTGGTAGGCTTCGGGCCTAGATCGATACCACTACAAatttcactttttatcccaatcgggtcGTAACGCGAAACTTTCGGGTAGGGTCACAATTCGGGCCCATGAAAAATGTATCCAAAATTTCAAGCCACAAAAACAATTCTTCCCCTTGACTTAAATTCTCTCAatcatcaacaaaataaccaCAAACACTCTGTCTTGTCATATGCTCTCGCAAGGGCACTACAAATACCAACCAAGTCTAGACAATAACTAAACTTGCTAACTGGgactcccttggtcatcatatctgcTGGATTATTATGTATAAAGACTTTCTGCACAACTACAGTCCCCTGAGATACAATGTcccgaatgaagtgatatctgatatcaatgtgcttagttcgctcatggtacatctgattctttgtgagatgtattATACTCTAGTTGTCACAAAATACTATTGCCTTGTTCTATATCAACCCAAGATTACCCACCAAACCTTGTAACCATAAAGCTTCCTTTACGTCCTCTGCTAAGGCCATATATTCAGCCTTTGTGGTAGACAAAGTAACTATAGCTTGTAATATTGCCTTACAACTGATAGCACTTCTAGAAAAGAGTAAATAAATAACTtgtcaaagatctcctcttgtctTTACCCTTACAAAATTTGAATCCACATAGCTAacaactgaatcactcatcttggccctgtcaaatgtcagaccaacatttgtagtacccttcaaatacctcaaaatccatttcattgcttgccaatgctctttcccaggacacgccatgtatctactcacaacactagCTGCATGTAAAATATCAAGTCGGGTGCATAtcatagcatacatgatgctaccaacagcactcgaatagggaacactggacatgtgctccatctcctTATCTGTTTTTGGTGACATGTTTGCAAATAACTTGAAATAGACAGCAAACGGAACAGTCGtaggcttagcattattcatgttaaGTACTTTCTCAATACAGGCCTATTGAGACAAGAAAAGATTCCAATCCTtggtaatttccattcccaatatcttctttaCAGCACCCAAATCCTttatctcaaactcatcactcaactgctttttcataatgttaatttgtgatatgcTTTTAGCAgtaataagcatgtcatccacatacaatagcaaataaataaaggaatcatctgaaagcttcttatgatacatgaactacgattaaagccattacgtactatgaatgtatcaaatcttttgtacgaCTGCCTAGGAGAATGTTTCAGACCATATAAAAAGTTTTTAAGCAAACATGATTTTCTATACCTAGAATGACAAATCCCTCAGGCTGGCTCATATAAATTTTCTCCtccaactcaccatgcaaaaatattgtcttcacatctagttgctcaagctctagatcatgaagagcaactatagcaagtaagactctgatagaactgtgcgtcacaactggagaaaatacttcattaaagtcaatatcctccctctgagtaaagccttttgctactAACCATACCTTATATCAAGGTGCTTCAACCCctggagtgccttcctttttcttgaacacccatttgcaacctaccactttttgtcccttaggcaatattacaagctcccaagtctaattcttgtgaagagattcaatttcttcactcatagcaccgactcactgatctgcatctgaacaagaaatagcttctctataattgctgGGTTCATACACATCAACTGTTTCAGCAACTAACAAGGCAAACACAACTAGATTTGCATATGCATATCTTTGCGGTGGTCCaatctgtcttctctctctaccagttgcaatgctatatgattcctgttgctgttgctcaggtgcatcctcttgttgatcacGATCTTGCACCCCATCCTCTAAATTACTGGACTGAACTgctgaagtatcaatatcaaTCTCAACCTGTTCTCTGACACCGTGATCTGATTCTActattgacttctccctctgactatccaatgaagcagaCTTATTAAATGTCATATCCCTACTGATAATTAATCttggagactttggatcattgcactACAACCTATAGCCTTTCACTCCAGATGCATAtcctagaaatatgcattttcttgccctcggctcaagcttaccatctctcacatAAGCATAACCAGGGCAACCAAATGCTCTTAGCTGCGAGCAATCAGCAGGTGAACTGGaccagatctcaaaaggagttttgcactcaatagctgtagatggaaatctattaacaaaaaaataggctgtattaattgcttcatcccagaaatcctttcccaatccTGAATTTGAGAGCATGCTTCGCGCTTTATCATAAAGGGTTCTGTTCATGCGTTTTGCAATACCATTCTATTGTGGTGTCCCTATACAAGCGCGATGTttcactataccttcattgctgTAGAATGCATCGAACTCACGATTGCAAAATGCCAACCTGTTATCATTTCTAAGACGCTTGACCTTCTTTTTTATCTACTTCTCAATCATCGTCTTCCACTGTACAATGGTtaaaaatgcctcatcttttgttttcagaaaatatacccacaccatccgagagtaatcatcaatcaaggTCATGAAGTACCCGGTACCACTCTTAAAAGGAattctgttaggaccccatagatctgagtggatataatccaccaTTCCTCTGGTCTTGCGTACTGCCTTTTTATCGAACTTCACCCTGGTCTATTTACCAAACACATAGTATTCACAAAAGTCTATAGATTCTATTTTCTGCTCGTCCAATTGCTTAACacagataatcctctttcactctTATGACCAAGACGCATATGCTACAATTAAGTCTGATTCTGATTATTACTAGCGGATGCTACTGCAGCTTCCCCTGAAACTGTACTGCCctgaagaaaatacaatcctGAAACCAAACTGCTCTTCACGAGTACCATATAGCCCCTacacactttgagaactccattctctacatggtatctgaatccatgagagtcaagtgtcccaagagaaatcaaGTTTCTCTTTAGTCAtggaacatgccaacactctatagttctaACAATGCCATTCAAACATTCTCAATTTAATGTTACCAATTCTTTCAACAGATAATGCACAATCATTGCTCATAAACACCTTGCCACTCATTTGTTTGTAAGTGATAAACTAGTTtctgtgtggacacatgttataagtagcactagtttttgtccatgatctgaactcacGGATAAAATTTCTCTAGCACTGTTATCaccatcaaaatcaataaaactatcaaccaTATTCGCAGAACTTTTTGGTTGCTTtcccttttttatttttcaacttgggacagtCTCTCCTGTAGTGGCCTTGCTCCCCGCACTCAAAACAGTTGACttttttcattcttgacttagatccagccttagatttcttcctgctggaagaaccctcccttgaatgtattcttcccctgctcaccagaccttccccctcaaatctttctctattatctggaaatttctttttcaactctttcgattttagagaattactaacatcgtctagtgaaatattgtctttcccatacaacaggttatcaacaaaagtttcataggagggtggcaaagaacataacacaataagggcctgatcctcactatcaatctcaatatcaatattcttcaggtCCATAGTGATTGAATTGAATTAATCCAGATATTCTTTAATGGGCGTACCTTCACTTATTCTCATATTGTAAAGCCTTTTCTTCAAATACAGGCGGTTGGTCAGCGATTTGGCAGAGTACAACTCTTCTAATTTCTTCCATGCCACAGATGCTAAGCTTTCACCAGCAATCTCGTGTAGGACATTATTAGTTAGGCTCATAAAAATCGCACTCAAGGCTCTTTCCTTTAGATAAACCTTCTCCGCCTCTTTCATACCTTCTGGAAAGTTATCCTCGATTTCTTTTCATAGACCTtgtaggatcaaggaagatttaaAATCTTCCATAGACTGAAACTCGATCCACCATCATacttctccatctcatacttcGTTGAAGACGACGCCATCTGTAAATCCTAGGTTTTGTGCCCATAGTTCTGATATCAGTTTGTTATAataagcacgcaaatctaaggcgCACACACAAATCACACAATCGCACAATattgaaaatagaagaaaaataaCACAAGATTTAACGTTGTTCAACCATAAGGTCTACGTCCACAgaagttccactatgatgaaaagagcaagatacaatcaatcaaaattctcaaaccctaatcccagtgtgtttcccgaatatctcacaactctaccgcaaaatgtagaatattacaatatttatactagttCATACCGCGGGGGTGTTTCTCTCGCACCTCCAAGGAGATTAGTAGTAGGCTTCGAGTCTGGGCCTATCGGCCCATACCCTCCTCTACCACcaaagatctcactttttatcccaattgaGTTGCAACGCGAAACTTTTAGACTGTGTCacaattcaaatccataaaattttattcaaaattttaagcCACAAAAAATAACAAAATCATTTTCAAAACAgtcatatttcaaaattttagtttcaaTTAGAgtttaaaagaaaaagaatagaAGTTCAATTTGAATTAATAGTCTTGTGTTTACTAATTAAAtttgatgagagagagagagagagagagagagagagagagagagagagagagagataatgcTCTCGACTTTTTCTTACTCCCTGAGACTAAGATCTCTTTTGCTTTGTCGCGTTCGACTACCTTCCTTTGTCCCTGGGAACGAGGGAAGGCCACCCTCCCCTTGTTGGTTCAGTGGGTCTTTCTTCTCCACTGGTGGATTAAGTTGCAGATAGTTTTTCATCTGGAAGGCTAACGATGATGCTGGGTGTTGTGGTCATTTCTTGTATGTTATTCTTTTATTGGCTTGTTGTATTGTTATTATAGGTCTAGTGGGGCTTAAAGGAGGAGTCTTTGTCGATCTGCTTCGACTGGAGGTATGCTTGTCCATTTGAGCATTGAGTAGACTTGGCTAGCGGAAGTTCTGCTGCTAGATAGGAAGACATAGCATCTATAGGATTTGAAGAATTGGCTGAGAGAGTGCCGCCGCCCTGACTTAAAGAGATTGAGACATTGGTGTGGGTCCAACTCTTGCTCCGCTTCTTCCACTGTGTGGTGTAGATCTTAGCTCTCTTGGTTCCTCTAGCCCCATGACCTTTGTTTTATACACAGTGACAATGGGTTCTAGTTGGTTGCTTCATCAGTACTGCTGGGTTGGTCGTGCCTCTGTCTATTGTCAGCGCTCTTGGCTGAGAGGTACTAAAAATATGGTGCAAAAGTTTTTGGGGGTCCTCTAACTCGAATCCTCTCCCAATTAAGGATTCTGTTGATCTGGGTTGGACCTTATTGTAAGATTTATGACTTTTTAAAAGCCATCTgatgaaaataaataataataataataaattgaatttaattgatatATTTTATCGACTTCACTCATGCCACCCCaacattttctttaaaaaatattattatcttTATAGTAGTGTACAACTTATGCAATATGAATAATTTGGAATATAGTACATACATAGTAAATATTAATGTTTTTCACTAGTGCGGGTTGATGCTCCATTCATATAAATTTGAGGTACTGGTGGATGGGAATCAGCTTTCTAGTTGCCGTGCAGGTGGGGACACTATGTTTCCAATGTGGCATCCTATAGCATAAAATAAGCCCTTCAATTGTCAATCCGAAAAAGTAAGTGGCATCATATTTTGACATACCTTGGATTGCATATGAGGTGTGCAATTTCTTTGCAACTTGTGTGTCAGCCACCAGTGTTCTGCCCTGTAGTTCACGCAGATGCCTTCAAGATTGCTCCTGCCTGCCTTGCCATATCAGCAGGCCAGAGACCGTACAATACGAAGGTTTTTGAGATGGGGAACAGCAGTCGTAGACATTGTTTGGGTTGCATTTCTTTTTTACGACACTCCCCTACAACTTCACCTCTCAAACTTACCACTCAATAAAGCTCCTCTTTTTTTTATAGTCAAAAGACACCCCATTCATATAAAAAACCTTTATCAATGTTTATATTATGAAATGGGGTCTCTTTTGACTATAAAAAAAATGGGGTGTCTCTTAAGAAATTGTTCTGCTTTTTATATGAATGGGGCATAATAGTtttcctttttttaaaaaaaaaaaaaaaaagtttcacgAAAGCCAAACTTTCAAcaatgctttatatatatatatatatatatatatatatatatatatatatatatatatatatatatatatatatattctctcaTAGAGGCGatccaaacttttattttccCTGGTATTGAGAAGAATCTGAAGATCATAAGTATCAAGGAAAGGAGCCCACTAGAAAGCCCAAATTTAGATTGTTTGAATCTGGAGTATAGGGTGCGGAAGAGTCCATCCTGATGTCCAGATTTACACCGAGCCTTGGGCCAAGACGAAGCAGCATTGGCCGGCTCTCAATGACGCATTCTTGTATTTAAACTATGTTTATTTCGTGAAAAATGATTTacacatgaaaattatttttttataaaaatatattttaaaaaataattttttatttaattataatattaaattaataatatatttatattatatatatataaatatttttatattttaataaatttattaaaatttaaaatgaaaataacTATCTTTtgaatgaatgaagttattttttttattaaaaaaatattttttgttagtatattttttaatgttttaaatactaaaaaaatataaaaatatatatattttttatgaaataaaaagagaattaatcaaaattttgaaTGGTTCTCGTCTTTAAGATGCAGTACACTGTTGGGAACAATTTTTGTGGACAAACTAACTTCAGTTTCTACATTCCATTTGAAACTACAAAAAAGAACTGAGATGTTTATTCTcattaaaatatttcaaatatatatgtAGCAAGCGGTATGCATATTCAAGGGAATGGAATCAAGATTTTGTGGAAATCCAATTTTTAATCATGCGTAATCTTTAAGCGACCTCAATATTTTATAAACTCAATATTAAATTTCAAGCTTCAAGTTTCAACTTTCTTCATCTGATATTTAAATGGCTTAGGCTCTACGCGGCCAGGCAGTGGTTGGGTCCTTTAAACCATGAGATCCAATCCCATAATTATGACAAAGAACCTCCAACAACCCTTATTTGTTTTATTTGTCTCCTCTTTGATCCAAAATATTCAGCATCAATTTATATCATTTGCATCAGCAAAAAAAATATACTATATATACACATTGATCAACATTAACACAATTCACTTTGAAATTAAACATTGATCATTACCTACTCTGCACTCCCGAGTCTCAACGATAGGCATTAAACATGCCAGAAAGCAATACTATGGACATTCCTTCTTCCGATTATCAACCTCTCATTGTTTCTAATCCTGATGGAACCTATACGCGTCTCGTGCAACTGCCAACGGTCCCTGCCTCACCTGATCCCAACAAATCCACCTACCCGGTCGTCACCAAGGACATACCTGTTAATCCCACTAACCGAACTTGGTTCCGGATTTATCTTCCCCGCCGTGCGCTTGATTCTTCCTCCACCACCAACAAGCTCCCTCTCATAGTTTACTATCATGGTGGTGGCTTTATTTTCTTGAGTGCAGCTTCTAATATGGTACATGATTTTTGCTTAACAATGTCTGAACAACTCGATGCCATTGTAATCTCCGTTGATTACCGCCTAGCTCCAGAAAACCGTCTTCCGGCAGCTTATGAGGACGCCATTGAAGCGCTGCACTTTATCAGTAATAGCGAAGAAGATTGGTTGAGGAAATTTACTGATTTATCGAGCTGTTTTTTGATGGGCACTAGTGCAGGTGGTAATATTGCATACCAGGCAGGGCTACGAGCATGCGAGCAAGTTCACAAGTTGGAACCCTTGAAGATCAAGGGCTTGATACTGCACCATCCATATTTTGGGGGGTTAGAGAGAACCGCGTCGGAGCTGAAAATGGTGAAGGACCCAATTTTGCCACTGCCTGGAAATGACCTCATGTGGGAATTGTCATTGCCAGTCGGAGCAGACCGGGATCATAAATATTCTAATCCAATGGCTGGGCGTGGGTCAAACATGTTTGAACTTGTTCGGGCAATCGGATTACGGGTTCTAGTGACGGCTTGTCATGGGGATCCGTTGATTGACCGCCAGGTGGAGTTTGCCAAAATGTTGGAGGAGAAGGGTGTAGGGACTGTGGCCCACTTTGGTGAAGGTTGCCATAGCGTGGAGTTAATTGACCGGTCTAAGGCTGAGTCTCTGGTTCTGGCCATTAAAGATTTCATGTTTTAATTTTTAGGAAAGAATATTAGGTCTCTCATATTTTACATGAcactcaatttatttttttacgAGGAAAAGAGAATTACTTTTATATGTATcggtaatattttataattttttaatttttaatagtctATTTACTCTAAGAAATTTATGTTAAAGAGAATATCATAAATTTGTACAAATTAATACACCAGAAAAATCCCAAAAAATAAATGGAATCATCCACCAATGCAAGTCATTATTTGTACTAATATCTTTATAATAAGATTGTTGTCGGTTCAAACAGTGCAAACAATCATGCGATATTCTAATCGTTAGTTAAGTTAAATTCTTCGCCCTCACTTGATAAACTCATAAATCCAACAACACATAAGCCTGTGTCTTTATTagctaatttttcttgtatttgtaaactttctcTTAGTGTAATTTCATGACGAAGGATTTTATCAATTCCGTACTGTGAAGGCCCCAGCAATTTTTCATGAATTTCGCTTCAATTTGACCGTTATTGTCTCATTTAACTACCATCTCCCTCTGGACTGAGCACCGTTTGCCCACAGTCCATGATAGCGGCAATGGCCTGCTTGCAGAAGGTTGACGTTGATAAACTTCTGGATTTGAAGATCGTTGGTGTCATATTTCACCGTCCATTCTTTCGTGGGTCCATTCAATAACCCACTGTTGCCGCTTTATGGATTAATAGGTCCAGTGTTCTAGAAGAAGGCTCTCATTTCTTCTCTGCGTCTGGCCTAGAGCTATTTCCGGTCTTATTTGGTTGTAATCATTTTGCCCATTTATTCTTAAAGACCTCATCTTTCAACAATCGATAATCAACAATCAAGTTGATGGTCTAGAGTAGCTAGTGAAGCAATTAAACACTATTAATAATCAATTTCGTTTTTTGTCTTCATAAGAGCTCAGAAAGGGATGGCCTGTGTGTACAGTAAATAGGCCTCGTTTCTTTGATAGATCTTATGACTAGTGCACGTTCAACCTAACTTGGCTCAAACTTCACATTTTTGTTTGCAATCATGAATCCATCTAAATGGTTCACGTGCTTTCTATTAGGGCTATTTGGGTCCTATTTAATTTGAATTCTTATTgaaaagaattagaattaaattaaatattgtttaattttttcaatatttttatttaattccattttaattctttattttttagtTTCAATTTGATTATTTTCTGAAATACTTTTATATAAATTCTATCAAGAATAGTCACacctaaattattatttaaattttaaaattaattgtcaTTTGAAATATATGAaaccttttatatatatttttctttcaTAATACGTACATTATTAAAttagtataaattatataaaattacttattataataacttatattatattatattaatataaataattaataactattaattaaaACTTAGATTTAGTCTGCAAATTAAATTCgtatcaattaaataaaaatactaatatttactTATAAATAATCTTATTAACACCATCAAGATAAGAAACTAATTCTAATCAAATTATTCAAATTTATTAATATGCAATTTTTAATACaaataaaagatatatatatatatatatatatatattaatttggaTTCAATTGTCAAATATGGGTCTGTTGTTTCTATTGCCATGCTCCATTGAAATTACATGAAGTTTCCATGTAACCCGTGAAAcatatttatcaaaataaaaagGTACTACGCCTACCAGCTAATTCAATGGCGACCCTTC encodes:
- the LOC110664414 gene encoding carboxylesterase 1 translates to MPESNTMDIPSSDYQPLIVSNPDGTYTRLVQLPTVPASPDPNKSTYPVVTKDIPVNPTNRTWFRIYLPRRALDSSSTTNKLPLIVYYHGGGFIFLSAASNMVHDFCLTMSEQLDAIVISVDYRLAPENRLPAAYEDAIEALHFISNSEEDWLRKFTDLSSCFLMGTSAGGNIAYQAGLRACEQVHKLEPLKIKGLILHHPYFGGLERTASELKMVKDPILPLPGNDLMWELSLPVGADRDHKYSNPMAGRGSNMFELVRAIGLRVLVTACHGDPLIDRQVEFAKMLEEKGVGTVAHFGEGCHSVELIDRSKAESLVLAIKDFMF